A window of Micromonospora eburnea genomic DNA:
CATGTCCATCGACTACTACATCCGGCTGGAACAGGGGCGGGGCCCGCACCCGTCCCGTCAGGTGCTCGCCGCGCTGGCCCGGGCACTGCTGCTTGGCCGCGACGAGCGGGCGTACCTGTTCCGGATCGCCGGAGCGAGCCCGCCGGAGCCGATCGGACCGAGCCGGGAGGTGCCGCCGGGGCTGCGACACCTGCTGGACGCGATGACGGAGACACCGGCCTACCTGGTCGACGCCGCGTACGAGGTGCTGGCGTGGAACCGGCTGGCCACCTGGTTCGTCGGCGAGCTGTCGGCGGTGCCCGCCGAGGAACGCAACATGATCCGGGCGATGTTCGGGCGGGCGGTTCCGGAGTCGCACTGGAACGATCCGGAGGCGCTGCGGTTCGCCCGTACGGCGGTGGCCGACCTGCGGGCCGCGTACGGCCGGTATCCGGCCGACCCGGCGATCGCCGGCCTGGTCACCGAGTTGCTCGGGGTGTCGCCGCGGTTCGCCGCGCTGTGGGCCGAGCACGAGGTGGGGGAGCGCCGGCCCACCGTCAAGCGGGTGCCCCACCCGGAGCTGGGCCCGCTGGAGTTCGAGTGCCGGGTGCTGCACGTGCCGGAGACCGACCAACGGCTGATCGTCTACGTCCCCGCGCCGGGCTCGCCGACCGCGGCGGCCTTCCGCCGGGCTGGCGAGCGCGTCCGGGTGGGCCCCGACGCCGAGAGCTGAGTTCAGCCGGGCAGGTAGTCGAAGGTGTCCGGGTTCGGGCCCTGCCGGCCGTCCTCGCCCCGGTCCAGGGCGCCGATCCGGTCCATCGCGGCGTCGTCCAGCTCGAAGTCGAAGATCTGGAAGTTCTCCTCGATCCGCTTCCGGGTGGTCGACTTCGGGAAGACGATGTCGCCGCGCTGCACGTGCCAGCGCAGCACGACCTGGGCCGGGGTACGACCGACCTCTTCGGCGATGTCGACGACTGTCGGGTCGCCGAGCACCTTGCCCTGCGCGATCGGCGACCACGCCTGGGTGAGGATGTTGTGTGCCGCGCCGTACCCGCGCACCTCCTCGTTGCGGAAGTACGGGTGCGCCTCCACCTGGTTCACCGCCGGCGTCAACTCAGCCTCGGCGGCCAGCCGCTTCAGGTGCGGCACCTGGAAGTTCGACACGCCGATCGACCTCGCCCGGCCGTCGCGCTGGAGTTCCTCCAGCACCTTCCAGGTGGAGACGTAGTCGCCGTCGTACCGGGTGGGCAGCGGCCAGTGGATCAGGAACAGGTCGAGGTAGTCGAACTTCAGCGCCCGCAACGTCGCCTCGAACGCCCGGCGGGCGTCGTCGGGGCGGTGGCAGTCGTTGCTCAGCTTGCTGGTGACGAAGACCTCGCCGCGGTCCAGCCCGGCGGCCCGGATCGCCTGCCCCACCCCGGCCTCGTTGCCGTACATCTCGGCGGTGTCGACGTGCCGGTAGCCGACATCGAGGGCCGCGCCGACCGCCCGGGCGGTGTCCTTCGGCTCGACCTGGAACACGCCGAAGCCGAGCTGCGGGATCATGTTGCCGTCGTTGAAGGCGATGTTGGGAACGGTGTTCACGGCCATCGAGCCTCATCTCCCGTCGTCGGGGCCGGGAACGCTTCCACGCCGTCGCCCCGGACCTGCCACCGGATGCTCCTACCCGATCCGGCCGCATCCTCACCGGCGCCGACGGGCGATCCGCGACAATTCGGCCACTACCCGCCCGCCCCGCGTCGACCCGTCACCGCCGCATCCCGGCCGGTCAACCGGCCGGGGTGTGGTCGGCCTCGAACAGCACCGGCCACGGCCGGG
This region includes:
- a CDS encoding helix-turn-helix transcriptional regulator — encoded protein: MTVLRRDELAGFLRTRRARLRPAEVGLPEGVRRRTPGLRRQEVAQLAGMSIDYYIRLEQGRGPHPSRQVLAALARALLLGRDERAYLFRIAGASPPEPIGPSREVPPGLRHLLDAMTETPAYLVDAAYEVLAWNRLATWFVGELSAVPAEERNMIRAMFGRAVPESHWNDPEALRFARTAVADLRAAYGRYPADPAIAGLVTELLGVSPRFAALWAEHEVGERRPTVKRVPHPELGPLEFECRVLHVPETDQRLIVYVPAPGSPTAAAFRRAGERVRVGPDAES
- a CDS encoding aldo/keto reductase; protein product: MAVNTVPNIAFNDGNMIPQLGFGVFQVEPKDTARAVGAALDVGYRHVDTAEMYGNEAGVGQAIRAAGLDRGEVFVTSKLSNDCHRPDDARRAFEATLRALKFDYLDLFLIHWPLPTRYDGDYVSTWKVLEELQRDGRARSIGVSNFQVPHLKRLAAEAELTPAVNQVEAHPYFRNEEVRGYGAAHNILTQAWSPIAQGKVLGDPTVVDIAEEVGRTPAQVVLRWHVQRGDIVFPKSTTRKRIEENFQIFDFELDDAAMDRIGALDRGEDGRQGPNPDTFDYLPG